The Ruania alba genome has a window encoding:
- a CDS encoding c-type cytochrome, with protein sequence MKALAAGRRHRLAPVVLMMLALLFTGAVYAAFAPSAAQADTASANDLAEGERLFITNCSTCHGLDAEGMDTAPSLVGVGAASVHFQIVTGRMPMDANSPQAEAKPPQLDEEQARQVAAYIASLGPGPSIPSDEQVDPALGDAAVGGQLFRTNCAMCHNAVGAGGALTEGKYAPALYESTPTEIYEAMLTGPQSMPVFNDATLTQEDKRDIIAYLVEQREPNPGGFSLGSLGPVSEGLWVFVVGMGVLIGAAVWIGARSS encoded by the coding sequence GTGAAGGCTTTAGCCGCAGGTCGACGGCACCGGTTGGCGCCGGTCGTCCTGATGATGTTGGCACTGCTGTTCACCGGTGCCGTGTACGCCGCGTTCGCCCCGAGCGCGGCCCAGGCGGACACGGCCAGCGCGAACGACCTGGCCGAAGGCGAGCGCTTGTTCATCACGAACTGCTCCACCTGTCACGGGTTGGACGCCGAAGGCATGGACACGGCCCCGTCCCTCGTCGGCGTCGGTGCCGCGTCAGTGCACTTCCAGATCGTCACCGGGCGGATGCCGATGGACGCGAACTCTCCGCAGGCGGAGGCCAAGCCACCGCAGCTGGACGAGGAGCAGGCCCGGCAGGTGGCGGCCTACATCGCGTCTCTTGGCCCCGGACCGTCGATCCCGTCCGACGAGCAGGTGGACCCCGCGCTCGGCGATGCTGCTGTCGGTGGTCAGCTCTTCCGCACCAACTGCGCGATGTGCCACAACGCCGTCGGTGCGGGGGGTGCGCTCACGGAGGGTAAGTACGCCCCAGCCCTGTACGAGTCCACACCGACCGAGATCTATGAGGCGATGCTCACCGGCCCGCAGTCGATGCCGGTATTCAACGACGCGACACTCACGCAGGAGGACAAGCGGGACATCATCGCCTACCTGGTGGAGCAGCGTGAGCCGAACCCAGGCGGGTTCAGTCTCGGGTCGCTCGGCCCCGTCTCTGAGGGCTTATGGGTATTCGTCGTCGGAATGGGCGTGCTCATCGGTGCCGCCGTCTGGATCGGAGCGCGGTCATCATGA